In Triticum aestivum cultivar Chinese Spring chromosome 5B, IWGSC CS RefSeq v2.1, whole genome shotgun sequence, the following proteins share a genomic window:
- the LOC123113387 gene encoding mitotic checkpoint protein BUB3.3, with protein sequence MARRGLAAGAGAVSRVRFAPSSNNLIVSSWDSGLRLYDADKSILRLEANSEAALLDCCFKDESVAFAGGSDGSVIRYDLDSGAQDTVGLHDDVVVSTEFSQITGQLVTSSLDKKLLFWDTHTRSVNANHTFMLDSVVVSLSVCGMYILVTVENDVYWYDMRNLTAPIKARDSPLKHHIRCLCASAEWNGYAAGSMDGTVALKYFDHKVDNDMGYTFRCHPRSKDGTSSLVPINSIAVHPSKQTFVTGDNEGYAIAWDALSKKKLLEFPSFSGSVVSMAYNHSGQLLAVASNFTHQGADRVLEVEGHHIFIETMRDSKRKKSP encoded by the exons ATGGCGAGGCGAGGGCTGGCGGCTGGCGCCGGCGCCGTCTCCAGGGTTCGATTCGCGCCGTCCTCCAACAACCTCATAGTCTCCTCCTGGGACTCG GGGCTGCGGCTGTACGATGCGGACAAATCCATTCTCCGGCTGGAGGCGAATTCCGAGGCAGCACTTCTGGACTGCTGCTTCAAGGATGAGTCTGTGGCGTTCGCAGGCGGTTCAGATGGATCTGTAATAAG GTATGACTTGGATTCAGGGGCTCAAGATACAGTGGGTCTGCATGACGATGTGGTTGTCAGCACTGAGTTCTCCCAGATTACTG GTCAATTGGTAACTTCTAGCCTTGACAAGAAGTTACTTTTCTGGGATACACACACAAGAAGTGTAAACGCTAACCACACTTTCATGTTAGATTCAGTGGTGGTATCACTTTCAGTCTGTGGCATGTATATATTAGTCACAGTTGAGAACGATGTTTACTGGTATGACATGAGGAATTTAACAGCGCCGATTAAGGCAAGAGATTCCCCCCTGAAGCATCATATACGGTGTCTTTGTGCTTCTGCAGAGTGGAACG GTTACGCGGCTGGATCTATGGATGGAACTGTTGCGTTGAAGTATTTTGACCATAAAGTAGACAATGACATGGG ATATACATTTCGATGTCACCCAAGATCAAAAGATGGAACATCCAGTTTAGTTCCCATAAATAGTATAGCAGTTCATCCATC CAAGCAAACTTTTGTTACTGGAGATAATGAAGGATATGCCATTGCTTGGGATGCTTTATCAAAAAAGAAGCTGCTTGAG TTTCCTAGCTTTTCGGGCAGTGTGGTGTCAATGGCGTATAACCATAGTGGCCAACTTTTGGCAGTTGCTTCAAACTTTACTCATCAAGGAGCAGACAGAGT GCTGGAGGTGGAGGGGCACCATATATTTATCGAAACGATGCGGGATTCCAAAAGGAAGAAGTCTCCCTGA
- the LOC123113386 gene encoding uncharacterized protein, translating to MAETLAGLRLAASAVPHPRSQRRSCAAPPHHRLPQLRRGRLCARAAVTGAPEVDEDEAMSIDNLCSFFDLNVGKWNGIFYQFDAHGRVQQEISTRLSASTYGEGNLISLMQSLYIKQATSGITFADEEDPEPEWAEYKIKETNMFTVDKYQQIGFFPEQKAFALRYQTAGMLETVLRAGVLGEDDTGEESPRNLKIPSRKPSIVCENCIYSLDGNGRVRAFHIMDPNGVLDTLIVFHENQGSIVPLTHSSTDDPENPSNDRINALLGRWEGHSVTKRSGVYGATLDEADTVVLLEMDNNGQLVQDNISTKTGTSTTTTIHWTGVANSNLLQFDGGYEITLLPGGMYMGYPSDISKCIEQLDPFNLEFCWMESPGKRQRLVRTFDSAGLAVSSTYFLETKV from the exons ATGGCGGAAACCCTGGCGGGCCTCCGGCTGGCCGCCTCCGCGGTCCCGCATCCACGGAGCCAACGACGCTCCTGCGCCGCGCCGCCCCACCATCGCCTCCCCCAGCTCCGGCGCGGCCGGCTCTGCGCCCGGGCGGCCGTCACGGGCGCGCCGGAGGTGGACGAGGACGAGGCCATGAGCATCGACAACCTCTGCAGCTTCTTCGACCTCAACGTCGGCAAGTGGAACGGCATCTTCTAC CAATTCGACGCGCACGGGAGGGTTCAGCAGGAGATCAGCACGCGGCTGTCCGCCAGCACCTACGGGGAGGGCAACCTCATCAGCCTCATGCAATC GCTGTATATCAAGCAGGCTACGTCCGGGATAACATTTGCGGACGAGGAGGATCCCGAACCAGAGTGGGCGGAGTACAAGATCAAGGAGACTaacatgttcactgtagataaataTCAGCAG ATAGGGTTCTTTCCTGAGCAGAAGGCATTTGCGTTGAGATATCAGACTGCTGGAATGCTGGAGACTGTCCTTCGAGCCGGTGTGCTCGGAGAAGATGACACTGGTGAAGAATCCCCCAG AAACTTGAAGATTCCTTCTCGTAAACCATCTATTGTCTGTGAGAATTGTATTTACTCTCTTGATGGCAATGGTCGAGTAAGAGCTTTCCACATAATGGACCCAAATGGAGTGCTCGATACACTTATTGTTTTTCATGAAAATCAGGGCTCCATAGTGCCACTTACACACTCTTCAACTGATGATCCAGAG AATCCCAGCAACGATAGGATAAATGCTCTGCTTGGAAGGTGGGAGGGCCATTCTGTGACGAAGAGGAGCGGGGTGTATGGAGCAACGCTCGATGAAGCTGATACGGTTGTCCTCCTTGAAATGGACAATAATGGTCAGCTGGTTCAG GATAATATATCAACGAAAACCGGAACTAGCACGACAACAACGATCCACTGGACAGGAGTAGCGAATAGCAACTTGCTTCAGTTTGATGGAGGATATGAGATTACTTTGCTACCTGGAGGGATGTACATGGGATATCCATCAGACATCAGCAAGTGCATTGAGCAGTTAGATCCTTTTAATTTGGAGTTTTGTTGGATGGAATCACCAGGAAAGAGGCAGCGGCTCGTGCGGACTTTCGACTCGGCTGGTCTGGCTGTTTCGTCGACCTACTTCTTAGAGACCAAAGTATGA